From Rattus rattus isolate New Zealand chromosome 17, Rrattus_CSIRO_v1, whole genome shotgun sequence, the proteins below share one genomic window:
- the Pabpn1l gene encoding embryonic polyadenylate-binding protein 2, translating to MWPSLSNELFPPPTEVWLQTVSSDPEAQGWGAWGRTEKTSLVQRAGSDKEAEENADSNFLLSLLDPENLAKSPVYNQELEAIRLKLWAMEHAEVLPEPPSVQRKATEEERAEARELLSPETIGCFFPGAPKENVEADHRSVYVGNVDYGGSAAELEAYFSPCGEIHRVTILCDKFSGHPKGYAYIEFASKSSVQAAVRLDESTFRGRVIKVLPKRTNFPGISSTDRGGLRTHSSSRAAFLQGSIQRKPRLRPHGQSRKGRGRASPWYSPY from the exons ATGTGGCCCTCCCTGAGCAACGAGCTCTTCCCACCCCCCACTGAAGTCTGGCTCCAGACGGTCTCCTCGGATCCTGAGGCCCAAGGCTGGGGGGCCTGGGGCAGGACTGAAAAGACCTCTTTGGTGCAAAGGGCTGGAAGTgacaaggaagcagaggaaaatgCAGATTCCAACTTCCTGCTCTCCTTGCTGGACCCAGAGAACCTAGCCAAGTCCCCAGTCTACAACCAG GAGTTAGAGGCCATCCGGCTGAAGCTGTGGGCCATGGAACATGCCGAGGTCCTGCCGGAACCACCCAGTGTACAGAGGAAggccacagaggaagagagggctgAGGCCAGAGAGCTGCTGAGCCCTGAGACCATAG GCTGCTTCTTCCCCGGGGCCCCCAAGGAAAATGTGGAGGCTGACCACAGATCGGTCTACGTAGGCAAT GTGGACTATGGTGGTTCAGCTGCAGAACTGGAGGCCTACTTCAGCCCCTGTGGGGAGATCCACCGGGTCACTATCCTGTGTGACAAGTTCTCTGGACACCCCAAGGG CTACGCATATATAGAGTTTGCTTCGAAGAGCTCCGTCCAGGCGGCTGTGCGGCTGGATGAGAGCACCTTCCGAGGTCGGGTCATCAAG GTACTTCCCAAAAGAACGAACTTCCCAGGAATCAGCTCCACAGACCGTGGCGGGCTGCGGACGCACTCGAGCAGCAGGGCTGCCTTCCTGCAGGGTAGCATCCAACGAAAACCTCGGTTAAGACCCCATGGACAGAGCCGTAA GGGCCGTGGACGAGCCTCACCGTGGTACTCGCCATATTGA